The Balaenoptera acutorostrata chromosome 10, mBalAcu1.1, whole genome shotgun sequence genome has a window encoding:
- the TBCC gene encoding tubulin-specific chaperone C: MCSCRCCNSPHNPGYKSCPFKRKKSFPRLPSTLPIHKDLCLPTPSVSRPRPISPPPPMLRNQWAKKIRPGPDVSMSGQSQGALVGGLAEGAPGGRKAGERKLEVKMETASGSAAAVANGDLGSQRDRSLVPERLQRRENERQLEVERRKQKRQNQEVEEEKSDFFAAAFSRERSAVEELLEGGESVEQLEEAAARLQRLQKLLNDSVLFLAAYDLRQGQEVLARLQEALAKRRQELQPKKRFAFKTRRKDAASATKVDSAPGAPAAEGILASPPPLKEEEGFGSSWICGFSNLQSQVLEKRDEELHQRDVLLTQLTNCTIKLYGNPNTMRLTKARGCTLLCGPVSTSVFLENCSDCVLAVACQQLRVHTTKDTRIFLQVTSRAIVEDCTGIQFAPYTWSYPGIDKDFEGSGLDRSKNNWSDVDDFNWLARDVASPNWSILPEEERRIQ; the protein is encoded by the coding sequence ATGTGCAGCTGCCGCTGCTGCAACTCACCCCACAATCCCGGATATAAGTCCTGCccctttaagaggaaaaaaagcttCCCCCGCCTGCCTTCCACCCTACCCATCCACAAGGACCTTTGTCTTCCCACCCCCTCAGTCAGTCGGCCCCGCCCCATATCCCCGCCCCCTCCGATGCTGAGGAACCAATGGGCGAAGAAAATAAGGCCGGGGCCTGACGTCAGCATGTCCGGCCAATCACAGGGCGCGTTGGTGGGAGGCCTCGCGGAGGGCGCGCccggaggaaggaaggcaggagaaaGGAAGCTTGAAGTCAAGATGGAGACTGCTAGTGGCTCTGCCGCTGCTGTGGCGAACGGGGACTTGGGATCCCAGAGGGACCGGAGCCTGGTGCCTGAGCGGCTTCAGAGGCGAGAAAATGAGCGGCAACTGGAGGTGGAAAGGCGGAAGCAAAAGCGGCAGAaccaggaggtggaggaggagaagagcGACTTTTTCGCCGCCGCCTTCTCTCGGGAGCGATCGGCCGTGGAAGAGCTTCTGGAAGGCGGGGAGTCCGTCGAGCAGCTGGAGGAGGCGGCCGCTCGGCTGCAGAGGCTGCAGAAACTTCTAAACGACTCGGTTTTGTTTCTGGCCGCCTACGACTTGCGGCAGGGGCAAGAGGTGCTGGCGCGGCTGCAGGAGGCCCTGGCCAAGCGGCGCCAGGAGCTGCAGCCTAAGAAGCGTTTCGCTTTCAAGACCCGCAGGAAGGATGCTGCTTCAGCCACCAAAGTAGATTCGGCTCCCGGCGCCCCGGCAGCGGAAGGCATCCTGGCCTCCCCGCCGCCCttgaaggaggaggaaggctTCGGCTCCAGCTGGATCTGCGGCTTCTCCAACCTGCAGTCCCAAGTCTTGGAGAAGAGAGACGAGGAGCTGCACCAGCGGGACGTCCTTTTGACCCAACTGACTAACTGCACAATCAAACTGTATGGCAATCCCAACACCATGCGGCTGACCAAGGCTCGAGGCTGCACGCTGCTCTGCGGCCCGGTGTCCACCTCCGTGTTCCTGGAGAACTGCAGTGACTGCGTGCTGGCCGTGGCCTGCCAGCAGCTCCGCGTACACACCACGAAAGACACCCGCATCTTCCTGCAGGTGACCAGCAGGGCAATCGTGGAGGACTGCACCGGGATACAGTTCGCCCCGTACACCTGGAGCTACCCGGGGATCGACAAGGACTTCGAGGGCTCTGGTTTAGACAGGAGCAAAAATAACTGGAGCGACGTTGACGATTTCAACTGGCTGGCCCGTGATGTGGCCTCCCCAAACTGGAGTATTCTTCCTGAAGAAGAGCGAAGGATCCAGTGA